TGATGCTTTTGATAAATCTTTTGCTTCAGCCGTTTGGAAAGATGTGGGTAGAAGGTGTGTTGCCTGCGGCAATTGTACTGCGGTGTGTCCGACATGTTATTGTTTCGATACTCAGGATGAGCCGGATATTTCCTTAAATAATGGAGTAAGGTACCGAATCTGGAATTCCTGCCAGATGGATGATTTTGCCAAAGTTGCCGGAGGGGAAGATTTCCGCAAGGGCAGGGATAGCCGGCAAAGGCACAGGTATTATCGTAAATTTAAATATCCGGTTGATAAATTTAACCGGTATTTTTGTACCGGCTGCGGAAGGTGCACCAGGACATGCATGGCCGATATAAGCTTGATCGAAACGGTTAACTCTTTGCTTAGCGAGGAAGGGTTGCAATAATAAATTAGACAGGAGATTATATGCTTGAGCGTGAAATACTTTTGGAAAAAATGGGAACTACCCCTTATCTACCGATGAAGGCAAAAATTATCCAAGCTCAGATGGTTACGGACAAGGAGAAGTTTTTCCGTATTCAATTGGAAAACAAGCTTAACCTTGGGCATGTTCCCGGGCAGTTCGTGATGGTCTCTATTTTTGGTTTCGGAGAGGCTCCTATTTCTGTTTGTTCTTCGCCAAGCGATAAAGGTTATTTTGAGCTTACTGTCAGGGATGCCGGGGTCTTTACCGACAAACTGCATAAATTGGAAAAAGGCGACGAAATAGGAATACGCGGGCCATTCGGCAGGGGTTTTCCTATTGATAATATGTTTGGTTACGACGTGATGATTGTTGCCGGAGGGCTAGGTATAGTCCCATTGCGCTCCTTAATCAGGTATATTATGCACAATCGCAACGATTTCGGTAATGTGCAGATTTTACTTGGCTGTAAGAGCCCAAAAGAGCTATTGTTCGAAGAGGAAACTAACGAATGGATGAAAAGGAGCGAGATTAAATTCAATTGTACTGTTGATCGGGCAGATCCTGACTGGAAAGGAAATGTTGGCTTGATTACTACTTTAATCCCCGGAGTCGATATTAATCCTACTCGCACATACGGTGTTGTAGTTGGTCCTCCGATTATGTATAAGTTTGTTATCGTTAAATTACTGGAGAAAAAAATTCCGGAGCACCAGATCATTGTGTCTTTAGAAAGGCGTATGCGTTGTGGCTTAGGTAAATGTGGGCACTGCCAGATTGAAGGTGTTTATGTCTGCCAGTCCGGCCCGGTATTTACTTATAATGATTTGAAAAAATTTAAAGGAGAGTGCCATGAAAAAACAGCCTAAACCCAAAGTGGCATTTTTTGATTTTACCGACTGTGAGGGTTGTCAGTTGCAGTTTGCCAACATGGGAGATACTCTTCTTGCGTTGACTGAGCTTGTTGATATAGTTAGTTTCCGGGAGATTATGTCCGAAGCCGCGGATGAGTATGACATTGCTTTTATTGAAGGCAGCATTACTACTGATAATGATGTCTTACGGATCAAAAAGATAAGGGATAAGGCAAAAGTTTTGATTACGTTAGGCGCTTGTGCAACTATCGCCGGAGTAAACGGGATTAAAAATCGTTCTCCTTTAGAGGCGGCTAAGAAAATAGTTTATGGGGATAAAGCGGATATTATTAGCAGTATTAAAGCAATGCCGGTGCATGAAGTAGTTAAGGTTGATTATGCCATTAACGGTTGTCCGGTTTATATACCGGAGGTAGTCAGTGTGCTGAAGTGTTTACTTATGGGCAAGCCTTATGTTGTCCCTAATTATTCGGTTTGCGTGGAATGTAAAATGAATGAAAATGTTTGCCGCTATGAGAAGGATCAGGAGTGTATGGGGCCGGTTACCCGCGCCGGATGTAATTCCTGGTGTATTAATAACGGAAACCGTTGTTATGGATGTAGGGGATTGGTGGAGAAACCGGCAACCGACGCCGCTAAGGATATCATGCAAAAATATGGTTTAAAAGTAGAAGATATCCTGAATAGTTTTACTTTATATAATGATTCTATGGGAGAAAAATATGACCAAGAGTTTAAATAAAATAGATTCTCAAAACCTAAAAGTTGATGTGCATTATTTGACTCGGGTAGAAGGCCATGGCAACATTGTTGTCGATGTAAAGGAGGGCAAACTTGTTAAATGCGAGTTTCAGGTAATTGAATCTGCGCGTTTTTTTGAGTCAATGCTTGTTGGCCGCTCGATCTGGGAGGCCCAACACCTGACCAGCCGTATCTGCGGTATCTGTGCCTGCGGGCACTCTTTGGCTAGTATTAAAGCAGGAGAGGATGCCCTGGGCATAAAGCCGTCGGATGAAGTGATAATGCTTAGGAAGCTTCTATTGTACTCTGAAATGTTGGATAGCCATATTCTGCATATTTATATTCTGGTTGCCCCGGATTTATTAGGGGTAAAAAGTATTGTGCCTTTAATTAAAACGCATCGGCCGGTTATTGAGATGGCCTTGCGTATGAAACGGATGAGCGACTATGGCGGGGAAGTGCTTGCTGGCAGGCATATTCATCCAATAAGTTATGTTATCGGCGGGCTTACGCAATTGCCTTCAAGAGAAGGTTTAGAGAAATTGTATAACTTGATGTTGGAATCGCGTAAGGATGGGGAGGAGACCGTAAAAATTATCAAGACTTTGAAGTTCCCTGATTTCCAGCGGCCGACCCAGTATATGTCGCTTACCTCTGATGATGAATACGCGATGTATGATGGAGATTTAATTGTAAACGGCAAAAAAAGCAAAGTAGCTGATTACCGTAAACTTTTTATTGAATCGGTTGTTGATTATTCTAAAGCCAAGATTTCTAAAATTAACGGCAGCTCCTATGCCGTAGGAGCCCTTTCGCGTTTTAACAATAATTTCAGCAAACTGCATAAGAAAGCAAAAGCCGTAGCAGCTGAATTAGGGTTAAAGGCTCCAAGCCATAATCCTTACCTTAATACTGCGGCTCAGCTTGTAGAATGGGTACACTGCCTAGAAGAATCAATTACGATCCTGGAGAAGATTTTAAAAGATGGGTTAAAAGAGGAGGGCATTGTTGTTTCTTCTTGGCCAAAAAGAAGCCAGGTCGGCAAGATTAAATATAAACCAAATACCGGTTCCGCATGCGTTGAAGTGCCCCGCGGTTCTTTATTCCATGAATATACGATTAATGATTCTGCTCATATTACTGCAGCTAACTGCGTGATTCCTACCAATCAGAACATGGGTAACCTAGAGGATGATATGCGGAAACTTGTTCCGGAGTTGTTAGGCAAGAAAACGCAAAGTGAGATTACTCTTGAGCTTGAGATGTTGGCCCGCTCTTATGATCCTTGCATATCATGCGCCACGCATTTATTGGATGTAAGCTTTGTCTAAAAAAAATGCGGTAATCGGTTTAGGCAACACTTTAAGGAGAGACGACGGAATAGGGGTAATTATTCTGGAATCTCTCCTTAATAATTATAAGCGAGCCAATATAGATTATCTTAATTTTGGCAGCGCAAGTTTTGACCTTATCCATCGCCTGCAAAATTATGATTTTGCTTTATTGATCGACGGTATTTCCGCCGGTCTTGCCGCCGGCCAGTTAAAGATATTCGCCCTGGATGAAGCGAAATTTTCCAAAGATGACGGGGCAATCTCCTCCCACGAATTAAACCTTAAGGATATCTTTAAATTAACGCAGAAATTAAAAGTCAAGACCAAGGTTTATATTGCCGGTATACAGGTAGAGGATGTAGGTTTTGGCGATTCCCTGAGTAGTTTGTTGAAGGACAAGTTAGCGGATTTAACAGGCCAGATCGATAAATTTATCCAGGAAAGGTTATTTTAGAAGATGTGTTATGCTATCCCCGGAAAAGTGGAAAAAATAGAGGATAATATGGTAATCGTAGATTATTTCGGCGAAAAAAGGAAAGCCTATAATGAGTTAACTCAGGTTAGTATCGGTGACTATATTTACGCCCAAGGCGGTTTCGTGGTGAGTAAAATATTCGAGGCTGAGGCGCAAAGTATCCTTGCGGTATGGAAGGAGGAGTTTTTCCAATTGCAGGAGGTAGATTTAAAGCTTTCCCGCCTTTCTTTAAATGGCATTGATACGGATAAAACATTGCTTGGGATATTGGATCGCGCCAGCCAATCAAGGCAATTGCAGCGACAAGAACTTTTATATCTGCTGGAGTTAGAAGGCCAAGCCAGGATAGGTTTATTTTATAAAACAGCCAATTTCCTGCGCCAGAAATACCATAAAAATTCCTGCTGCGTCCATGGAATAATTGAGATTTCCAATTACTGCTGCCAAGGTTGCCAATATTGCGGGATATCTTATAATAACAAAGGGTTAGAGCGCTATCGTATGACAAAAGGCCAAATTCTTGAGTCTGCTAGAGAGGCGGTTGAGCGCTATGGTTTTAAATCTCTTGTATTACAAAGTGGCGAGGATTCCGGATACAGTATTGAGGAATTAGCCGACATAGTCAGACAGATCAAGGAAAAATTTCCCACGCTGATTTTTATAAGTTTTGGCGAGATAGGCATAGATGGTTTAGAGAAACTTTACCAGGCAGGCGCCCGCGGTTTACTTATGCGTTTTGAAACCTCAAATCCTGTTCTTTACCGCAAGGTGCATCCTGGGATGGATTTTGAGAGTAGGATTGAGCATTTACGGAAAGCCTATGAGTTTGGTTATTTAATCCTCACCGGCGGCTTAATTGGCCTGCCTGGGCAGAGTAAAGAGGATATTTTAAATGATATATATTTAGCTAAAGAGCTGAACGCAGAGATGTATAGCTTTGGTCCGTTTATTGCGCATCCGCAGACCTCTTTAGCAAATCAGAAGTCTGCTCAGAGCGATGAGGTGATTAAAGTTTTAGCTCTTGCCAGGATTATCGGCGATCCTAATGCCAAAATATTGGTAACTACCGCCTTGGAAACCTTAGACAGGGAGGCGGCAAGAAGCGCCTTGCTTGCCGGGGCAAATTCGCTTATGCTTAATGTTACTCCTTTAGCTTACCGGCCATTTTACTCAATTTATCCAAACCGAGCCCATCAAACCGAGGATATTTCTATACAGATAGAATCCACAGTTTCCCTGCTGCGTTCTTTAGGCCGCGCACCCACAGATCTTGAAACCCTCTGATTTTGTGAAATAAATAACAAAAAACTTGACATAGTCAAAGAATATGTTATCCTTGTAGCAATTGTTGTGAAATAAAGAACAATAATATGATTACGAATAAAAGTTGCATAATCCGTTTATCCCGATATAAAAATGCCCTTTACCGCTTGCGAGCGTTGGGTTTTGTTAAGGTTTTTTCCGATAACCTGGCAGATGCTATCGGAGCGTTACCTTCTCAGGTAAGAAAAGATTTTTCTTTATTTGGAATATCTGGAAATAAACGCGGCGGCTATCAGGTTGATATACTGATAGAAAAGTTAAATACTATTTTGGGTAAAGAGCAGATCCAAGAGGTAGTTATTGTGGGTTTAGGTAATATTGGCAATGCGCTGATGAAATATAAGGGGTTTGAAAAAGAGGGATTAAGAATCTGCGCTTGTTTTGATATTGACTCTACTAAATATAACCGGGACTCCGAAATTCCCGTTTTACCCCTGGAGGAGATGAAGGAATTTGTAAGAAGCAAGCATATAAGGATTGGGGTAATCGCCGTGCCTGATATTGCTGCTCAATCAGTACTTGATATGATGCTTGCCTGCGGCATAAAAGGAGTTTTGAATTTTGCTCCCTTAAGATTAAGAGCCGCAGGAGATATCGTAGTAAATAATGTAAATTTAGAGTTGGAGCTTGAGAACGTAATTTATTTTGTTAACGCACAGGAAAAAGCTAGGAATTAGCTAAATGCGTACGCAGAGCCTAAAAATAAAAATCCTTTCGACATTATTCATCAGTATTCTAATTTTCTCTGTAGCCGTCTTATTTTTGGGCACGCGTATCATTAAGAATGATATTATTGCCCGCGCCCAGAATCAGGTAAAAAATGACCTATTTATCGCGCATTCAGTTTATTATGGGGAGATTGAGGCGATAAAAGCAGCTTTCAACTTAGCCCCTCTGGCAGTTGATCTGAATAAAGTTAAACAAAGCCTGGGTTTGGATTACCTATATGTTGTAGAGGATAAAGATAAGGATAAGGTACGCAGTGAAATCGTGCTTGGCGCTTTTAAGGGCCAGCCTACGGGGGCAAACCGGATTATCGGTAAAGAGGAATTGCTGGAGATGAGCCAGGATATTTACAGGAAGGCCGAAATAGAGATAAGGCCTACGCCAAAAAGCCATCCCAATACTCAAAAAGTTTTAGATAAGGCTATGGCAATTGGTTATGCTATGCCGGTATTTGATGGGCAAGGCAAGGTTAAGCAGGTTATCTATGGAGGAAAAATACTCAACCGGGATTTTGCCCTGGTAGATAAAATACGCAATCTTGTTTTTGAGGATAAATTTTATAATGGTAAACCTTTGGGTACAGTAACCATATTTTTGGATGACATCCGTATTGCCACCAATGTGTTGGATAATCGGGGGCAGCGGGCAATTGGCACAGTTGTTTCGGATAGAGTTTATAAGAAGGTAGTTGAAGATGCCAAGATGTGGTTGGATAGGGCATTTGTGGTTACGGATTGGTATCTTACCGCTTATGAACCGATAAAAAATATCAAGGGAGAGATTATAGGCATACTTTACGTGGGGCTTCTGGAGAAGCCGTTTAAGGATATGGAGAAGAGGATATTCCTGGGTTTTTTGGCGATTGTAAGCCTGGTTGCGGTTTTGGCTGCTATCTCTTCCTATATTTTAGCTTACTCTATATCACAGCCGGTTACAGGTATGCTTGAGGCAACCGATAGAATATCAAGCGGCCAGCTGGATTACCGCTTAAAATCACAGGTTAATATCAAAGAACTAAACTACCTGGCTGAAGCTTTCAACATCATGGCCTCAAAACTTAAAGAACGCCAGGAAAGCTATCTGGACCTGATCAGTTTTGTCGCGCATGAATTAAAAGGTATACTTTCATCAACCATACTTAACGCTTATTCGGTGCGTGATGGTTTCTTGGGAATGATTAACTTTAAACAGACCAAGGCCATGGATTCGGTAGCGCGTAATTTGGATTACCTAGATGCCACGGTAAAGAACTTCCTAAATTTAAGCCGGATTGAAAAAGGCCATTTAGAACTTAACAAGGTTGATTTGCTTATAAAAGAGGATGTTTTTGATCCCGCAGTCGACGCGTTCTCTAAACAGGCGGCTGATAAGCATATTTTTATCGTAAATAATATCGAGCCGGGTTTAAAAATAGAAGCCGATCTTAATTTATTTCAGGTAGTAGCAAATAATCTCATGGGAAATGCAATTAAGTATGGATTAAGCGGTGGTAAGATAATTTTAAGTTCTAAAGCAGCTGGTAAAGATATTGATATTGAAATCTATAATGATGGAAGGCCTCTATCAGTTAGCGAGCAAGATAAATTATTTAAGAAATTTTCTCGCCTGAATTCCGAATTCGGCAAGAAAATTCAAGGAACAGGCTTAGGATTGTTTATTACCAGAGAAATAGTCAATCAGCATGGTTGGCAGATCCGGGTAGAGCCAAGCGATAAAGGGAATACATTTAAATTGAAATTAACGGGGGAGAATTAATTATGAATCCATTAGAGATTATTAAGAGAAAAAGAGCCCAGGCTATAAACAGGATTATTGCCAAAGGTTATTTGTCTTCAAAACGCGTCTATGTTGGTATGGCTACTTGTGAAATAGCGGCCGGATCAAAGGAGATTATGGAGGTTTTTCAAGAAGCAATTAAATCGGGCTTAAGCGACGTGTATTTGAGCCAAAAAGGTTGCGCTGGTAGGTGTAATTTGGAACCTACCGTTGAAGTGGTAGAAGAGGGCAAGATTCCATTAAAATACGGGCTGGTTACTAAGGAGAGGGCAAAAGAAATTATCGAGCGCCATTTGAAAAAAGGCGAAGTGATTAAAGAGTGGTTAATAAAATAATTATTTGAAAGGAATATTAGATAAAATGCCAAAGAGGTTTAACATTACATTATGCGATGGGCCTTCGTGTATACATAAAAGGTCTAAGAAAATAGTCTCTACTATTGAGGAGCAACTTAAGAAGCTTGAGCTATCCGGGAAGGTTGGTATTAATTTATCCGGCTGCCTGGGTATGTGCGCAAAAGGGCCGGTAATGATTATTAATCCGGGTTATACTATTTATGGTGGTTTCGCAGAAAAAGATATACCTGAAATTATCGAAGAGCATATTAAAAATAATAAGCCGGTTACCCGTCTTATTATTGATGAAGACCACTTGTATAATCGATTCTTTAGGGTATTTGGCGATGTAAATTTTTTCGGTAAACAGATGCGTATTGCTTTACGTAATTGTGGGATCATCGATCCGGAAAATATCGACGATTATATTTCTTTGCGCGGTTATGAAGCTTTAGCCAAGGTGCTTACTGATTTTACTCCGGATAAAGTTGTTGACCAGATAAAAAAATCTGGGTTACGCGGCAGGGGAGGCGCTGGATTTCCCACGGGGATTAAATGGGAACTTACCGCAAAAGAAAAAAATGATGAAAAATTTGTTATTTGTAATGCCGATGAAGGTGATCCGGGAGCTTTTATGGATAGGAGCGCTATTGAAGGTGATCCACATACAATTGTCGAAGGCATGGCGGTTGCCGGATACGCGATCAGAGCACAGAAAGGGATTGTTTATATTCGCGCAGAGTATCCTTTGGCGGTAAAAAGGATAAAGAAGGCAATAGCTGATGCGCGCAAAGAAGGTTTTCTGGGGAAGAATATATTGGGGACCGGTTTTTATTTTGATATCGAAGTACGCCTGGGGGCAGGTGCTTTTGTTTGTGGCGAAGAAACAGCGCTTATGCTTTCTATCGAAGGGCATCGCGGGATGCCCAGGCCCAGGCCACCGTTTCCTTCAGTATCCGGGCTTTTTAATAAGCCCACATTGATTAATAATGTGGAAACTTTAGCAAACATACCGGTGATTATTCTTGATGGGGCAGAATGGTTTAGTTCCTTGGGTACTGAAAAAAGTAAAGGTACAAAAGTTTTTGCTTTGGCAGGAAAAATCAAAAATACCGGTTTAGTTGAGGTACCGATGGGCACTACTTTAAGGGAAATTATCTATGATATTGGAGGTGGAATTCCGCAGGATAAGAAATTTAAAGCCGTGCAGACCGGAGGGCCTTCCGGAGGGTGCCTTTCAGAGGAGTATTTGGATACAAAAATAGACTATGAATCACTAGCTGCAGCCGGCTCGATTATGGGCTCAGGCGGTATGATCGTGATTGATGAAGATTCCTGCATGGTAAATATCGCTAAATTTTTTCTGGAGTTTACTCAGAATGAATCATGTGGTAAATGTACGCCTTGCCGCGAAGGGACTAAACGTATGCTGGAAATATTAACTCGGATTACCGAAGGCAAAGGTAAAGACGAGGATATCGATAAACTTTTACGTTTAGGCAATATGATTAAAAAGGCTTCATTGTGCGGGTTGGGACAGTCTGCCCCTAATCCGGTAATTAGTACAATCAAAAATTTCCGGGCTGAGTATGAGGAACATGTACGAAATAAGAAATGCCGGGCAGGGGTTTGCCAGCACCTGCTTGTTTATGAAATTACAGATAAATGCTCAGGTTGTTCGGCTTGCAAGAAGGTGTGCCCTGCAGAAGCTGTAACCGGTAGCCTTAAGCAAAAACATTCAATTGATATAAATAAATGTATTAGATGCGGGGCCTGTTATAAAATTTGTAAGTTTAGCGCCATAAAAAAATCTTAAAGAACCTAAGGAGCCATAAAAAATGATTACGATTAATATTAATGATAAATCTTATCAGGTAGAAAACGGCCAGACGATTATGCAAGCGGCGGATAAATTAGGATTCCATATTCCGCGTTTGTGTTATCACCCTAAACTTTCTATTGAGGGGGCCTGCCGCGTATGTATCGTGGAAGTGGCCGGGTTGCGTAATTATGTGGCTTCTTGCGCTTATCCGGTAAGTGAGGGGATGAGAATCTATACTAATACCGAAGAAATAAGGCGTGCCCGGCGCGATATCGTAGAATTAATTCTGGATAATCACCCTGAGGATTGCCATACCTGCGAAAGAGATGGTAACTGTGAATTACAAAGGTTGGCTTTTGCTATGGGAATCAGAAAACGCCATTTTGAGGGAGAAAAAAAGCATTACGAAAAAGACCTTTCTTCTACATCAGTAATCAGGGATCCTAACAAATGTATTCTTTGCGGCCGCTGCGTAAGGATTTGTTCGGAAATCCAAAAAGTAAACGCTTTAGGTTATGCGCACAGAGGTTTTAAGACCGTCGTGATGCCCGCTTATAACATGCCTTTTAAAGACAGTGTTTGTACTACTTGTGGACAGTGTATTAATGTTTGTCCTACTGCGGCATTTATCGAAAAGAATTCTACGCAGGAGCTTTTTGGTAATTTGGGGGATAAGTCTTTGGTTAAGGTTGCTCAAATTGCTCCTTCGGTAAGAGCAGCAATCGGCGAAGCATTTGCTTTGGAGCCGGGTAGGCAGTTTGAAAAAGAGCTGGTGGCAGTATTGAAAAAATTAGGTTTTGATTATGTATTTGATACTCAGTTTTCCGCGGATTTAACGATTATGGAGGAGGCTAGCGAATTTCTAGAGAGATTTCAAGGCAAAGGTAAGCTTCCGATGATTACTTCTTGTTCTAGTGCCTGGATGAAGTGTTTGGAGCAATTCTATCCGGATTTAATTGAAAATGTCTCTACATGTAAATCTCCGATGTCTATGGCCAGCGCTTTGATCAAAAGCTATTTCGCTGATAAAATTAAGGCAGATCCCAAAAAGATTTTAAGTGTTGCTTTTATGTGTTGCACGGCTAAGAAATATGAGGCTGCTAGGCCGGAGCTTATGGTAGATGGGATGCAGGGCACGGATATGGTAATTACTACGCGGGAGTTGGCCTGGATGATTAAGTCGGCAGGGATTGACCTGTTACATATTAAAGGCGAAGAGTTTGATCACCCGTTGGGTTATTCATCAGGCGCCGGAACTATATTTGGAGTAACCGGAGGGGTAATGGAGGCAGCAATCAGGACAGCTTATGAGCTGTACACCGGCGAGACTCTTTTAGATATTGAAATTCAGGATATCCGCGGTATGAAAGGGATTAAAGAGGGTAAACTAGTTATTGACGGCAAAGAGATACGTATAGCAGTCGCTCATGGCTTAGGCAATGCCAATGAAATATTAAATACCGTAAGAGAAGATCCGCAGAGGTATCATTTTGTGGAGATTATGGGTTGTCCCGGAGGTTGTATTGGCGGCGGCGGCCAGCCTTATGCTGGATCTAACTCTATGCCTCTTGATGAAGAATGTTTGATAAAAAGAGCAGAGGCCTTATATGGCCTGGATAGAAAAAAGACGATCAGGCGTAGCCATGAGAATCCGGATGTACAAAGATTATATAAAGAATTTTTAGGCAGGCCGCTGAGTGCTAAGTCGCATAAGTTGCTGCATACGCATTATAAGGTAAAAGAGCCGCAGGGAATTATTCCGGCAGAGCTAATCGTAAAGTAATCTTTAGGAGGATAAATAAAGAAAATGATTGTTTCTGAAGATAAAAAAATGTCAGAATTAAAAAATTTCATGCAAGATTCTAAAACCAAAGAGCATCCGGATTCTCAGCTTATTTCAATCCTGCATAAGGCTCAAGAGCTTTATGGGTATCTTGATCAGGATGTAATGAATAAAATTGCCGAAGAAATGAGCATTCCTACAGCGCACATCTGGGGGGTGGCAACCTTCTACCATTATTTTCATCTTAAACCGCAGGGAAAACATTCGATCTCGGTATGCTTGGGTACTGCTTGTTATGTAAAAGGCGCCGAAGAGATATTAAACGCTATCAGGCAGGATTTAAAAATAGACTTCGGACAAACATCAGAAGATAACCTTTTTACATTGCAGGAGGCCCGTTGCTTGGGCGCTTGTGGTTTGGCTCCGGTGATTATGATTGATGATAAGATTTATGGTTCACTTACTCCGAAGAAAGCGCTGGATATAATTAAAAGTTATAAAAAATAAGCCATAATAGTGTTGCGTAGGAAGCAGGATTTGTTATAATTTAACTAGGCGTACTTCGATTAAAATAAGCGTTAAAATAGGAGGTTTAACATGTCTAAGAAGGTCCTAATTATTGATGATGACAGCGATTTTGTGGAAGCTATCTCTACTTTACTTGAGGCAAAAGGATATGAGGTTATTACTGCTCCGGAAGGAAAAACCGGGGTTGAACAAGCCAAGAAGCAGTCACCGGGGTTAATCCTTCTTGACGTAATGATGGCCACAAAAAGTGAAGGATTTGATGTCGCTAAGCAGCTCAAAGACGATCAAAAAACTAAAAATATTCCCGTAGTATTGGTTACCGGGATTAAGCGTGATATGAACCTTCCTTTTGGTTTTGAACCGGATCAAGATTGGCTGCCGGTAAAGGCTGTTTTAGAGAAACCGGTAAAACCGGATGTGCTTTTAAAGGCCATAGAAGAGAATATAGCTAAGTAATTATAGAATATATATCCTGCGGTAAGGAGTAGATTTTTTACTCTAATCCTAGGGAGGATCAGGAATAAAATCCCAATCTTTCCATGGATTATTTTTGAAAGATTGGGATTTTTATTAGAGATGGTTTGGGGGACGTGCACATAAGGGGCACTCTGTAAGGGCGCCACGTCTTCCTATAGATAAAGGAGAATTAAGATGGAAAAGCGTTTAGGTTTTGTGGGGATAATTATCCATAACCGTAAGAAGGCGGCGCCAACCGTAAATAACATCCTGACGGAATTCGGTGAATTAATTGTTGGCCGGATGGGGATTCCGCATGTTAAGAAAGAACTAAGTGTTATCGTTTTGATCGTAGATGCTAGCACTGATGAGTTGGGTGCTTTGACCGGAAAACTTGGTAAAGTTTCCGGGGTTTCGGTAAAATCGGCTTTAAGTAAGGATCAAATATGAAATACATTAATGAAAAAAAGATAGGAAAGTTATTGGCTAATACGGCTAAAGTTGATGCCCACAGGATCGATGCTATTTTGGAAAAAGCAAAGTCGCTTAAGCGTTTGAGCCTGGAGGAATCTTCGGCGCTGCTTTTAGTTAGAGACTC
The sequence above is drawn from the Candidatus Omnitrophota bacterium genome and encodes:
- a CDS encoding cache domain-containing protein, giving the protein MRTQSLKIKILSTLFISILIFSVAVLFLGTRIIKNDIIARAQNQVKNDLFIAHSVYYGEIEAIKAAFNLAPLAVDLNKVKQSLGLDYLYVVEDKDKDKVRSEIVLGAFKGQPTGANRIIGKEELLEMSQDIYRKAEIEIRPTPKSHPNTQKVLDKAMAIGYAMPVFDGQGKVKQVIYGGKILNRDFALVDKIRNLVFEDKFYNGKPLGTVTIFLDDIRIATNVLDNRGQRAIGTVVSDRVYKKVVEDAKMWLDRAFVVTDWYLTAYEPIKNIKGEIIGILYVGLLEKPFKDMEKRIFLGFLAIVSLVAVLAAISSYILAYSISQPVTGMLEATDRISSGQLDYRLKSQVNIKELNYLAEAFNIMASKLKERQESYLDLISFVAHELKGILSSTILNAYSVRDGFLGMINFKQTKAMDSVARNLDYLDATVKNFLNLSRIEKGHLELNKVDLLIKEDVFDPAVDAFSKQAADKHIFIVNNIEPGLKIEADLNLFQVVANNLMGNAIKYGLSGGKIILSSKAAGKDIDIEIYNDGRPLSVSEQDKLFKKFSRLNSEFGKKIQGTGLGLFITREIVNQHGWQIRVEPSDKGNTFKLKLTGEN
- a CDS encoding (2Fe-2S) ferredoxin domain-containing protein, encoding MNPLEIIKRKRAQAINRIIAKGYLSSKRVYVGMATCEIAAGSKEIMEVFQEAIKSGLSDVYLSQKGCAGRCNLEPTVEVVEEGKIPLKYGLVTKERAKEIIERHLKKGEVIKEWLIK
- the nuoF gene encoding NADH-quinone oxidoreductase subunit NuoF; the protein is MPKRFNITLCDGPSCIHKRSKKIVSTIEEQLKKLELSGKVGINLSGCLGMCAKGPVMIINPGYTIYGGFAEKDIPEIIEEHIKNNKPVTRLIIDEDHLYNRFFRVFGDVNFFGKQMRIALRNCGIIDPENIDDYISLRGYEALAKVLTDFTPDKVVDQIKKSGLRGRGGAGFPTGIKWELTAKEKNDEKFVICNADEGDPGAFMDRSAIEGDPHTIVEGMAVAGYAIRAQKGIVYIRAEYPLAVKRIKKAIADARKEGFLGKNILGTGFYFDIEVRLGAGAFVCGEETALMLSIEGHRGMPRPRPPFPSVSGLFNKPTLINNVETLANIPVIILDGAEWFSSLGTEKSKGTKVFALAGKIKNTGLVEVPMGTTLREIIYDIGGGIPQDKKFKAVQTGGPSGGCLSEEYLDTKIDYESLAAAGSIMGSGGMIVIDEDSCMVNIAKFFLEFTQNESCGKCTPCREGTKRMLEILTRITEGKGKDEDIDKLLRLGNMIKKASLCGLGQSAPNPVISTIKNFRAEYEEHVRNKKCRAGVCQHLLVYEITDKCSGCSACKKVCPAEAVTGSLKQKHSIDINKCIRCGACYKICKFSAIKKS
- a CDS encoding NADH-dependent [FeFe] hydrogenase, group A6; amino-acid sequence: MITININDKSYQVENGQTIMQAADKLGFHIPRLCYHPKLSIEGACRVCIVEVAGLRNYVASCAYPVSEGMRIYTNTEEIRRARRDIVELILDNHPEDCHTCERDGNCELQRLAFAMGIRKRHFEGEKKHYEKDLSSTSVIRDPNKCILCGRCVRICSEIQKVNALGYAHRGFKTVVMPAYNMPFKDSVCTTCGQCINVCPTAAFIEKNSTQELFGNLGDKSLVKVAQIAPSVRAAIGEAFALEPGRQFEKELVAVLKKLGFDYVFDTQFSADLTIMEEASEFLERFQGKGKLPMITSCSSAWMKCLEQFYPDLIENVSTCKSPMSMASALIKSYFADKIKADPKKILSVAFMCCTAKKYEAARPELMVDGMQGTDMVITTRELAWMIKSAGIDLLHIKGEEFDHPLGYSSGAGTIFGVTGGVMEAAIRTAYELYTGETLLDIEIQDIRGMKGIKEGKLVIDGKEIRIAVAHGLGNANEILNTVREDPQRYHFVEIMGCPGGCIGGGGQPYAGSNSMPLDEECLIKRAEALYGLDRKKTIRRSHENPDVQRLYKEFLGRPLSAKSHKLLHTHYKVKEPQGIIPAELIVK
- the nuoE gene encoding NADH-quinone oxidoreductase subunit NuoE; this encodes MIVSEDKKMSELKNFMQDSKTKEHPDSQLISILHKAQELYGYLDQDVMNKIAEEMSIPTAHIWGVATFYHYFHLKPQGKHSISVCLGTACYVKGAEEILNAIRQDLKIDFGQTSEDNLFTLQEARCLGACGLAPVIMIDDKIYGSLTPKKALDIIKSYKK
- a CDS encoding response regulator, whose protein sequence is MSKKVLIIDDDSDFVEAISTLLEAKGYEVITAPEGKTGVEQAKKQSPGLILLDVMMATKSEGFDVAKQLKDDQKTKNIPVVLVTGIKRDMNLPFGFEPDQDWLPVKAVLEKPVKPDVLLKAIEENIAK
- a CDS encoding iron-only hydrogenase system regulator; this translates as MEKRLGFVGIIIHNRKKAAPTVNNILTEFGELIVGRMGIPHVKKELSVIVLIVDASTDELGALTGKLGKVSGVSVKSALSKDQI